In bacterium, a genomic segment contains:
- a CDS encoding methyl-accepting chemotaxis protein has protein sequence MEAARAGEAGKGFAVVAEEVRSLARRAADAPRKPVACRRHCQPCGGRHHLAEGLHTSLGNTVTKAEAFLELSNRVAKGSRVVDGKTATA, from the coding sequence GTGGAAGCAGCCCGGGCCGGAGAAGCAGGCAAGGGTTTTGCAGTAGTAGCCGAGGAGGTCCGCAGCCTGGCCCGCCGAGCAGCGGATGCGCCAAGGAAACCAGTGGCTTGTCGAAGACACTGTCAACCATGCGGCGGGCGGCACCATTTGGCAGAGGGTCTGCACACGTCTCTGGGCAACACGGTGACCAAAGCGGAAGCCTTCCTTGAACTTTCCAACCGCGTCGCCAAGGGCTCGCGGGTTGTGGATGGCAAGACCGCCACGGCATAA
- a CDS encoding carbonic anhydrase, producing MRSFLTTLLMACLAWPLLANEPASAVSREQALSELRNGNSRFVAGTPHAWAAGTAKRELLTKGQHPLACVITCSDSRVSPEILFDQSLGSVFVVRLAGNVVSPEAVGSVEYAVEHLHVPLVVVLGHSSCGAVSAALAEPDMEGPIATLINRIKPSIDAAKQKGFAGDELAGAVITENARHGAEELVHDSRAVDEAVQKGSVTVLSATYDLKTGRVAWQTQLSAPAFDAAVATTPAGEKPATEAKTATSATPKTAVAAHKEEYKPATKIFGEPQPAPKKPAHDAASYAGRR from the coding sequence ATGCGATCCTTTCTTACGACGCTCCTGATGGCCTGCCTCGCCTGGCCGTTGCTGGCGAACGAACCGGCTTCTGCGGTGAGCCGCGAACAGGCATTATCGGAATTACGCAATGGCAATTCCCGTTTTGTGGCGGGCACGCCCCATGCGTGGGCCGCGGGCACAGCCAAACGTGAACTGCTGACCAAGGGACAGCATCCGCTGGCCTGCGTAATTACCTGTTCGGATTCCCGCGTATCCCCGGAAATTCTGTTTGACCAATCACTGGGCAGCGTGTTTGTCGTTCGGCTTGCAGGCAACGTGGTGTCGCCGGAAGCCGTTGGTTCGGTGGAATATGCGGTGGAACATCTGCATGTTCCGCTGGTAGTCGTGCTGGGGCACTCCTCCTGCGGCGCGGTGAGCGCGGCGCTTGCTGAGCCGGATATGGAAGGACCGATCGCGACGCTGATCAACCGGATTAAGCCGTCGATCGACGCGGCAAAGCAGAAGGGCTTTGCGGGTGACGAACTGGCCGGAGCGGTGATCACCGAAAACGCACGGCATGGCGCCGAAGAACTGGTGCATGATTCACGGGCAGTGGACGAAGCCGTACAGAAGGGCAGCGTGACCGTGCTCAGCGCGACATACGACCTGAAGACTGGCCGCGTAGCCTGGCAAACGCAGCTTTCCGCGCCGGCATTCGACGCAGCGGTGGCCACCACGCCAGCCGGGGAAAAACCGGCAACGGAGGCCAAGACAGCGACGAGCGCCACGCCGAAGACCGCAGTGGCGGCGCACAAAGAAGAGTACAAGCCGGCCACAAAGATCTTCGGCGAACCACAACCGGCACCGAAGAAACCGGCCCACGACGCGGCCTCTTACGCCGGACGGCGCTAA
- a CDS encoding zf-HC2 domain-containing protein — protein sequence MKPSESEPLCTDLSLGSLLLPYALGTLDEPSAQRFEDHVLTCTACRDELTQAAKSLQTLSANRMTIVQRLQENIVKQTAPSRRPSRVTWLLAAALGLAAIVAILLLVNPLSDHKAPDKPQVAQQQPPPADTAAQQPATDPEAARWAAVATTAKLPFAISTPRGDGDPKEERFQQAMQPYVAGDMPAAETQLQRLSKEMPDKPEVWLYLASSAYLNNHLDLAAAAVRQGLSMDPRSTRKAEFRWLRANLELKKGNASQAQAWLHIILKDNTAMLTESQDLLNKIQAAAQTP from the coding sequence ATGAAGCCGTCCGAATCCGAACCTCTCTGCACGGACCTGTCCCTCGGCTCGCTGCTACTCCCCTATGCGCTGGGCACGCTGGATGAGCCGTCCGCGCAGCGTTTTGAAGACCATGTGCTCACCTGCACCGCCTGTCGCGATGAATTGACCCAGGCGGCCAAATCTTTACAGACTTTATCGGCTAACCGGATGACTATCGTTCAGCGACTTCAGGAGAATATTGTGAAACAGACCGCACCATCCCGCCGCCCCAGCCGTGTGACGTGGCTGCTCGCCGCCGCGCTGGGCCTTGCCGCCATTGTCGCCATTCTTTTGCTGGTGAATCCGCTCTCGGATCACAAGGCGCCGGACAAGCCGCAGGTGGCCCAGCAGCAACCTCCGCCAGCCGATACCGCTGCGCAGCAACCTGCTACCGATCCGGAAGCCGCGCGCTGGGCCGCCGTAGCGACCACGGCCAAGCTGCCCTTTGCAATCAGTACGCCGCGCGGAGACGGCGATCCTAAAGAGGAGCGGTTTCAACAGGCCATGCAGCCGTATGTGGCCGGCGACATGCCCGCCGCGGAAACTCAGTTGCAGCGCCTGAGCAAAGAGATGCCGGATAAGCCGGAGGTCTGGCTGTACCTCGCTTCATCCGCGTATCTGAACAACCATCTCGATCTGGCCGCCGCTGCGGTGCGCCAGGGGCTGAGTATGGATCCGCGTTCCACCCGCAAGGCCGAATTCCGCTGGTTGCGCGCCAATCTTGAATTGAAAAAAGGCAACGCGTCCCAAGCTCAGGCGTGGCTGCATATCATCCTTAAGGACAACACCGCCATGCTTACCGAGTCCCAGGACTTGCTGAACAAGATCCAAGCCGCTGCCCAAACCCCATAG
- a CDS encoding CHAT domain-containing tetratricopeptide repeat protein, whose product MPSRIYILLILALASLAASAAAPRPWIALEEDDPTWRLPADSALTLLRSQLEDLRREQGEHSRFFAAQQFRLGDAYRFFNQADSALRFLQACSTLCSQTPRAQDSLALLCNFSLAATYDALGRYSILQAEPGLAAALDSCRHCTWCDSLRYAKILFQWGRTTGRKDASVFSDAVQRNALRAEITALGILERHDRADSANVRLGLWWLHNGMREVMRPDEAAKYSRRLLSIAAAQPDDGFPTYAMVLQMRAEDLFAAGEPAEALALYRQSLPGIEAEFGPHGCQTARGYTWLAECLTALGRFDEAAPMYTRAISLWKDCGEYNPPYFYVSTLTELGRTYMERGNLTAADSLLSKAYEVAVDGLQSGEDAFSYLVLDLARLYDLQGDKDKAERYYWAALVKAEIIHPKADPRLSGFYEPFAEFLYETGRGDMARYFQQRALWLRYGIYGNMHPDVAESCQRMAWMQRDVRPDGIFTDPQNDLNPLRQEGRAWSIRQTVMRDAVSVLSERYVLSLARELQDEAARFYTLASEAFPDSAAVHDLASTVFGTKAQAWDVLSARLKTANEQRDATLAAITDSLLAVRTLLANVYVRAQASADGEPLVPYLDSLSRREQRWQDSLAARSPRDHGNDPLWNCTPSQVASALPANAVLVEFVKYDHRLSLRKSEPRYLVITVSPDSTITATRLGAAAPIEELIARWREEMANPVALDEFEYKKVARALYDRLWKPVAAACRGKDLVFIAPDGDIHTLAFAALVNSQGRYLVDSHAFHYLSSGRDLVRAAASTPDSAASCGLLVMGDPDYDAAAPERFASIATPAEASGVAPPNIRSECRAFRDIHWKRLPGTAAECAAILDLWPSEDKSGAQLLTGAAATEDAFKRRAPFAQTVYLATHGFWIHGNCIAPRTQGIPGKLRDFSEENPLLTSGLALAGANLKGADRDSLGMDDGILTAEEVAALDLCRVHLVVLSACETGVGKIVPGEGVFALRRAFELAGARTVLSSLWRVDDRWTAELMSAMTFGPERNIPSALRNAMLKQRQKMRQTGFSDHPYYWAGFVASGDWRVSAGH is encoded by the coding sequence GTGCCATCCCGCATTTATATCCTGTTAATCCTTGCGTTGGCCAGCCTTGCTGCATCGGCTGCCGCGCCACGGCCCTGGATAGCCCTCGAGGAGGACGATCCTACGTGGCGCCTGCCTGCCGACAGCGCGCTGACACTCTTGCGCAGCCAGCTTGAAGATCTTCGCCGTGAGCAAGGAGAGCACAGCCGTTTTTTTGCCGCGCAGCAGTTCCGGCTTGGCGACGCGTACCGCTTTTTCAATCAGGCCGACAGCGCGCTAAGATTTCTGCAAGCCTGCTCCACGCTCTGCTCCCAGACTCCCCGCGCCCAGGATTCGCTGGCGCTGCTCTGCAATTTTTCTCTGGCGGCCACATACGATGCGCTGGGCCGCTACTCCATTTTGCAGGCCGAGCCCGGTCTTGCTGCGGCCTTGGACAGTTGCCGCCACTGTACGTGGTGCGATTCGCTGCGCTATGCCAAGATCCTGTTCCAGTGGGGCCGGACCACGGGCCGCAAGGATGCGTCGGTTTTCAGCGATGCCGTGCAGCGCAACGCGCTGCGCGCCGAAATCACCGCGCTGGGGATTCTCGAGCGCCATGACAGGGCCGACAGCGCGAATGTGCGGCTCGGGCTGTGGTGGCTGCACAATGGCATGCGGGAAGTCATGCGGCCCGATGAAGCGGCGAAATACAGCCGGCGGCTCCTGTCGATTGCGGCGGCGCAACCGGATGACGGCTTTCCCACCTATGCTATGGTGTTGCAGATGCGGGCCGAGGACCTGTTTGCCGCAGGGGAGCCTGCCGAGGCTCTTGCGCTCTACCGTCAGTCACTCCCCGGCATAGAAGCTGAATTTGGCCCGCACGGTTGTCAGACCGCGCGAGGCTACACTTGGCTGGCCGAATGCCTGACCGCACTGGGCCGTTTCGACGAAGCCGCGCCCATGTACACCCGGGCCATCTCCCTCTGGAAAGACTGCGGCGAATACAACCCGCCCTATTTCTATGTGTCGACGCTGACCGAACTGGGCCGGACTTATATGGAGCGCGGGAATCTTACCGCGGCGGACAGCCTGCTCAGCAAGGCCTACGAGGTGGCGGTCGACGGGCTTCAATCCGGCGAGGATGCTTTCTCCTATCTGGTGCTCGATCTGGCACGGCTTTATGATTTGCAGGGGGACAAGGACAAAGCCGAGCGCTACTACTGGGCGGCGCTCGTCAAGGCGGAGATCATTCACCCCAAAGCGGATCCACGGCTCTCCGGCTTCTACGAACCGTTTGCCGAATTCCTCTATGAGACGGGCCGTGGCGACATGGCGCGCTATTTTCAGCAGCGTGCTCTCTGGCTGCGCTACGGCATCTATGGCAATATGCATCCCGACGTTGCCGAGAGCTGTCAGCGCATGGCCTGGATGCAGCGCGACGTACGGCCCGACGGTATCTTCACCGATCCTCAAAATGATCTCAACCCCTTGAGACAGGAAGGCCGCGCATGGTCCATCCGCCAGACCGTAATGCGCGACGCCGTCAGCGTGCTTTCCGAGCGCTACGTGCTCAGCCTGGCGCGCGAATTGCAGGACGAAGCAGCCCGCTTCTACACGCTGGCAAGTGAGGCCTTTCCCGACTCCGCTGCCGTGCATGATTTAGCTTCTACGGTTTTCGGCACCAAGGCGCAGGCATGGGATGTTCTCAGCGCGCGGCTGAAAACCGCAAATGAGCAGCGTGATGCCACGCTCGCTGCCATCACCGATTCCCTGCTGGCGGTGCGCACACTGCTCGCCAATGTGTACGTGCGCGCTCAGGCGTCCGCCGACGGCGAGCCGCTGGTGCCGTATCTGGACAGTCTGTCCCGCCGTGAACAGCGCTGGCAGGATTCCCTCGCGGCGCGCAGTCCGCGCGATCACGGGAACGATCCGCTATGGAACTGCACGCCATCGCAGGTCGCCTCGGCTTTGCCTGCTAACGCGGTGCTGGTCGAATTCGTCAAGTACGACCATCGGCTGAGTCTGCGGAAGAGTGAGCCGCGCTATCTGGTCATCACCGTCTCGCCCGACAGCACAATCACCGCTACGCGGCTCGGAGCCGCCGCACCCATAGAAGAACTGATCGCCCGCTGGCGCGAGGAGATGGCCAACCCCGTGGCCCTCGATGAGTTCGAATACAAGAAGGTTGCGCGCGCCCTCTATGACCGCCTGTGGAAACCCGTCGCCGCCGCCTGCCGGGGCAAAGACCTGGTGTTTATTGCGCCCGATGGTGACATCCACACCCTTGCCTTTGCCGCGCTGGTCAATTCGCAGGGCAGATACCTTGTAGATTCGCACGCATTCCATTATCTTTCCTCCGGACGTGACCTTGTACGCGCGGCGGCCAGCACTCCAGACAGTGCCGCATCCTGTGGCTTGCTGGTTATGGGCGATCCGGATTACGATGCCGCCGCCCCCGAGCGTTTCGCCTCCATTGCAACGCCTGCAGAAGCCTCCGGCGTTGCGCCCCCAAACATCCGCTCCGAGTGCCGCGCCTTCCGTGACATTCACTGGAAGAGACTTCCCGGCACCGCCGCCGAATGCGCGGCCATTCTCGACCTTTGGCCTTCAGAGGACAAGTCCGGCGCGCAGTTGCTGACCGGGGCCGCCGCCACCGAAGATGCTTTCAAGCGCCGCGCACCCTTCGCCCAAACGGTTTACCTTGCCACGCACGGTTTCTGGATTCACGGCAACTGCATCGCACCACGCACGCAGGGAATACCGGGCAAGCTGCGCGATTTTTCCGAAGAGAACCCGCTGCTTACCAGCGGCCTGGCTCTGGCGGGTGCCAACCTCAAAGGTGCAGACCGGGACAGCCTTGGCATGGATGACGGCATTCTCACCGCCGAAGAAGTTGCGGCGCTGGACCTCTGCCGGGTGCATCTGGTGGTGCTCTCGGCCTGTGAGACCGGAGTGGGAAAGATCGTTCCCGGTGAAGGCGTCTTTGCCTTGCGCCGCGCCTTTGAACTGGCCGGAGCGCGAACGGTGCTCAGTTCTCTCTGGCGGGTGGATGACCGCTGGACCGCCGAACTGATGAGCGCCATGACGTTCGGGCCGGAGCGGAACATCCCGTCCGCGCTGCGCAACGCCATGCTCAAACAGCGGCAGAAGATGCGACAGACGGGTTTTTCGGATCATCCTTACTATTGGGCGGGATTCGTCGCGTCGGGTGACTGGCGCGTTTCCGCCGGACATTAA
- a CDS encoding PAS domain S-box protein produces MPTKKSPNVAEAQAVLKVLWVGSQPEGTSGLTSALKKASSAEIQLSTVDPAHAAASLKKAGFDLILLNDSPPQCDALDLLPGVRKAKVVVLTAHEDWKRVMELLTAGASEVVTPQQSASGMLAFTLRRVLGRSSRGAQKSAEPPAAQHRTDEAVHERYKHLRLALRNSPVSVWLQDRDLRYTWVYNPAPPITNLREIVGKTDEEILGAEAAGPLVDLKRKVLTEGERIEQDVSITLHGATTHYSLSVEPVRDEEGKITGIVCASVDISRMHRTDEALQRVNDELREANQRLERDMRQRQSISSALRKQAELLDLAQDAILVCDLEDRILYWNHGAEETYGWKSNEAVGMIAYELLLTNFPESFENIKAALLRDGSYAAELEHTTREGKRIIVASRWVARKNGGGVSFLQINRDITERKHINEALRESEERFRAIFAESSIGILLEDPRGQILDANPAVQKMLGWTPDELRRLGVAGITHPDDSESSLKLLAAMETGARGRQSVEKRYVRKNGGPIWGSVTLFGVRDARGKLRFITAMIEDISLRKQAEERLLEAAEQRRLALEAASLGTWDYNLQTGDVLWDERCRLLFGVPDADALKYEQVLSLIHAEDRAMVDRTLVEAVNPSSDGRYEIEFRTVWPWDDTVHWLSAKGQAYFEGSGKRWHAVRLVGTFMDVGARKAAEEQIRLHADHLEQLVAERTAQIEKLERQRLESEKQVAVGRMAARIAHEINNPLAGVGMSFRLVKKAVPVDHPNYQYTERIETELDRIARIVRQMFELYRPSPHEPDVFNPAEAVRDVISLLESTLRAQELHLEVDTQEAEQIVTMHRDSLKQVLFNLLQNAIEASPKGSTVYIRAHVNGNNLLLTVADQGAGIPEEAKPHVFEPFFTTKDYLTTGGLGLGLSITRSLVEALGGTVEFESNINGGTVFHATLPVTGLAATQP; encoded by the coding sequence ATGCCAACAAAAAAGTCCCCGAATGTTGCGGAGGCTCAGGCGGTGCTGAAAGTGCTCTGGGTGGGCAGTCAGCCCGAGGGCACCAGCGGCCTCACATCGGCGCTGAAGAAGGCCAGTTCCGCGGAGATCCAACTCTCCACCGTCGACCCGGCCCATGCCGCCGCTTCACTGAAAAAAGCCGGCTTCGATCTGATCCTGCTGAACGACTCGCCGCCGCAGTGCGATGCCTTGGATCTTCTGCCCGGCGTGCGCAAAGCCAAGGTGGTGGTGCTGACCGCTCATGAGGATTGGAAGCGGGTGATGGAACTGCTGACCGCCGGAGCCTCGGAAGTGGTCACGCCGCAGCAGTCTGCCAGCGGCATGCTCGCCTTCACGCTGCGGCGCGTGTTGGGCCGTAGCTCGCGGGGCGCGCAGAAATCCGCCGAGCCGCCCGCCGCGCAGCACCGCACGGATGAAGCCGTGCATGAGCGCTACAAGCACTTGCGCCTGGCGCTGCGGAATTCTCCCGTGTCGGTCTGGCTGCAGGACCGTGATCTTCGTTACACCTGGGTGTATAATCCTGCACCACCGATTACCAATTTGCGGGAGATTGTCGGCAAGACCGATGAAGAGATCCTCGGCGCCGAAGCCGCCGGACCGCTCGTCGACCTCAAGCGCAAGGTCCTCACCGAAGGCGAGCGCATTGAGCAGGACGTCAGCATTACGCTGCACGGCGCCACGACTCATTACAGCCTGTCGGTCGAACCGGTGCGGGACGAGGAAGGGAAGATCACCGGCATTGTCTGTGCCTCGGTGGATATTTCCCGTATGCACCGCACCGACGAAGCGCTGCAGCGGGTGAATGACGAGCTGCGCGAAGCCAATCAGCGTCTTGAGCGGGACATGCGCCAGCGGCAGAGTATCAGCAGCGCCTTGCGCAAACAGGCAGAGTTGCTTGACTTGGCGCAGGATGCCATTCTGGTGTGCGACCTCGAGGATCGAATCCTCTACTGGAATCACGGCGCGGAAGAGACTTACGGCTGGAAGAGCAACGAGGCGGTGGGCATGATTGCCTACGAACTGCTTTTGACCAACTTCCCGGAGAGCTTCGAAAACATCAAAGCGGCGCTGCTGCGCGACGGCAGCTACGCGGCGGAACTGGAACATACCACGCGCGAGGGCAAGCGGATCATCGTCGCCAGCCGCTGGGTGGCGCGCAAGAACGGCGGCGGCGTATCCTTCCTGCAGATCAACCGCGACATCACCGAGCGCAAGCATATCAATGAAGCGCTGCGGGAAAGTGAAGAGCGGTTCCGTGCCATCTTCGCCGAATCGTCCATCGGCATTTTGCTCGAAGATCCTCGCGGTCAGATTCTGGACGCCAATCCGGCGGTGCAGAAGATGCTCGGCTGGACTCCCGATGAACTGCGCCGGTTGGGCGTCGCGGGCATTACCCATCCCGATGATTCGGAAAGCAGCCTGAAACTGCTGGCCGCCATGGAGACGGGAGCCCGTGGCCGCCAGAGTGTCGAGAAGCGCTACGTCCGCAAGAACGGCGGCCCTATCTGGGGCAGTGTCACCCTCTTCGGTGTGCGGGATGCGCGCGGCAAGCTGCGCTTCATCACGGCCATGATTGAAGATATTTCGCTGCGCAAACAGGCCGAAGAGCGGCTGCTGGAAGCGGCGGAGCAGCGACGGCTCGCGCTGGAAGCGGCCAGCCTTGGCACGTGGGACTACAATCTGCAAACCGGCGACGTGCTGTGGGATGAACGCTGCCGCTTGCTGTTCGGGGTGCCCGATGCCGACGCGTTGAAATATGAGCAGGTCCTCAGCCTGATTCATGCCGAAGACCGCGCCATGGTGGACCGGACCTTGGTGGAAGCGGTCAATCCTTCCTCCGACGGCCGCTACGAGATCGAATTCCGCACCGTCTGGCCGTGGGATGACACGGTGCATTGGCTCTCGGCCAAGGGGCAGGCGTACTTCGAAGGCAGCGGCAAGAGATGGCACGCGGTGCGCCTGGTCGGGACCTTCATGGACGTCGGTGCGCGCAAGGCCGCCGAAGAGCAGATTCGCTTGCACGCCGACCATCTTGAACAGCTCGTCGCCGAGCGCACGGCGCAGATCGAAAAACTCGAACGCCAGCGTCTCGAAAGTGAAAAGCAAGTCGCGGTGGGCCGCATGGCGGCGCGGATCGCCCACGAGATCAACAATCCCCTCGCCGGGGTCGGGATGTCCTTCCGGCTGGTCAAGAAAGCGGTGCCCGTCGATCATCCCAATTATCAGTACACCGAGCGCATCGAAACCGAATTAGACCGCATCGCCCGCATCGTGCGCCAGATGTTCGAACTCTACCGGCCTTCGCCGCATGAACCGGATGTGTTTAATCCCGCCGAAGCCGTGCGTGACGTAATCAGCCTGCTCGAGTCCACCTTGCGCGCCCAGGAATTGCATCTTGAAGTAGACACGCAGGAGGCCGAGCAGATTGTCACCATGCACCGCGATTCTTTGAAGCAGGTGCTCTTCAATCTGCTGCAGAATGCTATCGAAGCGTCGCCCAAGGGTTCCACCGTTTATATCCGCGCCCATGTCAACGGCAACAACCTGTTGCTGACCGTCGCCGATCAGGGTGCGGGAATTCCCGAAGAAGCCAAACCCCATGTCTTCGAGCCCTTCTTTACCACCAAGGACTATCTCACCACCGGCGGCTTGGGGCTGGGTCTGTCTATCACCCGCTCACTGGTGGAAGCTCTGGGCGGCACGGTGGAGTTTGAAAGTAATATCAACGGCGGAACGGTGTTTCATGCGACCTTGCCGGTAACAGGACTCGCCGCGACTCAGCCCTGA
- a CDS encoding NADH-quinone oxidoreductase subunit C — MSTPSTILQRYLPHPATMHGNLAVCEVSAQEIVSVCERLYVQHRLPLKTITAFDERRESGFFRMMYLFAVPKENLFVAPCIRVKDTFLSLTPAIHEASMYERKIKTFFGLTPLGHPNPRSLILHENWPEDVFPLRKDFVYSTRPAIADGRFHFRKLGGEGIYEIPVGPVHAGIIEPGHFRFSVAGEEVLMLEPRLGYSHKGSEKLFEVLPLDQKLKLAERISGDSSFSHALAFCLALESLSGTEVSERDNILRVIFAELERLANHFGDIGAIMTDTGFNFGGAHGGRLREMIMQHHERLCGSRFLRGVMRIGGLNSDISAAAAEEIAASLPALREDFAEIITIAENSSTLLNRLKSTGTLDKQVAADHGVVGVAGRAVGFDADVRKDYLYAAYSKFRFHVATEESGDVYARYRVRVKEAYASLEILQQALSALPPKTAAKQPAPVFRKSSFATGMVEGWRGEIVYLVATDADGQISRVDVRDPSFLNWTVLGYAGRGNIVPDFPLINKSFNLSYSGNDL, encoded by the coding sequence ATGAGCACACCTTCTACCATACTTCAACGCTATCTTCCGCACCCGGCCACGATGCACGGCAACCTGGCGGTGTGTGAAGTCTCCGCACAGGAGATCGTCTCCGTGTGCGAGCGGCTTTATGTTCAGCATCGTCTGCCGCTGAAGACGATCACTGCCTTCGATGAGCGCCGCGAATCCGGTTTCTTCCGTATGATGTACCTGTTTGCCGTGCCGAAGGAGAATCTCTTTGTCGCTCCGTGCATTCGGGTCAAAGATACCTTTCTGTCGCTCACGCCCGCGATCCACGAAGCCTCGATGTACGAGCGCAAGATCAAGACCTTTTTTGGTTTGACACCCTTGGGTCATCCCAACCCGCGCTCGCTGATTCTGCACGAGAACTGGCCCGAAGATGTCTTCCCTCTGCGCAAAGATTTTGTCTACAGCACCCGTCCCGCTATCGCCGATGGCCGGTTCCATTTCCGCAAGCTGGGCGGGGAAGGCATTTACGAGATTCCCGTGGGGCCGGTGCATGCGGGAATTATCGAGCCCGGACACTTCCGCTTCAGTGTGGCAGGAGAAGAGGTCCTGATGCTCGAGCCGCGGCTGGGTTATTCGCACAAGGGCAGCGAGAAGCTCTTCGAAGTGCTGCCGCTTGATCAAAAGCTGAAGCTTGCCGAGCGCATTTCCGGAGACAGTTCCTTTTCCCACGCGCTGGCCTTCTGCCTTGCGTTGGAGTCTTTAAGCGGCACAGAGGTTTCCGAGCGCGACAATATTCTGCGGGTGATCTTTGCCGAACTCGAGCGGCTGGCCAATCACTTCGGGGACATCGGCGCCATTATGACCGATACCGGCTTCAACTTCGGCGGCGCACACGGCGGACGGCTGCGGGAAATGATCATGCAGCACCATGAGCGCCTTTGCGGCAGCCGGTTTCTGCGCGGTGTGATGCGGATCGGCGGCCTGAACAGCGACATCAGTGCCGCTGCGGCGGAAGAAATTGCGGCGAGCCTGCCGGCGCTGCGCGAAGACTTTGCCGAAATCATAACCATCGCCGAGAACAGCAGCACTCTGCTCAACCGTCTGAAGAGCACTGGCACTCTGGACAAGCAGGTGGCGGCGGATCATGGGGTGGTGGGTGTGGCCGGACGCGCCGTGGGTTTCGATGCCGACGTGCGCAAAGACTATCTGTACGCGGCCTATTCCAAATTCCGCTTCCATGTTGCCACCGAAGAGAGCGGCGACGTCTATGCGCGCTACCGGGTGCGCGTCAAGGAAGCCTACGCCTCCCTCGAAATCCTTCAACAGGCGTTAAGCGCTCTGCCCCCGAAGACCGCTGCGAAGCAGCCCGCTCCGGTCTTCCGCAAGAGTTCCTTTGCCACCGGCATGGTGGAAGGCTGGCGCGGCGAAATTGTCTACCTTGTGGCGACCGATGCCGATGGCCAGATCAGCCGCGTGGACGTGCGGGATCCTTCCTTCCTCAATTGGACCGTGCTCGGCTATGCCGGCCGCGGCAACATCGTCCCCGACTTTCCCTTGATCAACAAAAGCTTCAACCTCTCCTACTCGGGTAATGACCTTTAA